The region CATATACATGGAGTAAAAGATACCTCATCAGGAACTCGAAGATACTTAATTGTATTTCCACGGATATAGCATTCAGGCATTCTCCAAAACCTGTCTCCATCCTACATTATATTTTCTCAATCAAACCCTGaccataatttataaaaaaatgttttaaaaaacaaCACCCCTACTTTTATCAtaagaagaaataaataaaacaagaaaCATAGAATGAATGAATTCATTTTTGCACCTTTGAAGTACAGATAACTTCACGAAGATGGATGTTCATCCAAGTGTCGCAATTGACCAAATGTCCATTATATGTCTCCCCATTTTTCAGTTCCACCAACTATTAGCAAATAGAAATAAGAAACACAGACACAAAAACACAcaattgttttaaaaatcaattacTGAAGAGAACTTTTTGTACCATATGTAGAGGCATACGAGgaaatgtaaatgttcttaccaTAGGATGACCCTGTGCCGTTTTTAGTAGAGAAAGAGGAAGCTGCCAAAGATTTGCATAATAGATAAGACAGGTGAGTCGAGCAAAGACAACAAAGTATTCAAAAACACCTTAAGAAatcaaaattaacccaaaaatcatcTGATAGCGTCTCAAAagttgcttcttctttttttgtctcaatttgatTTCCCTAGTTTCCTGGTGTTTATAAGCAACCAAACAGATAACCAATGTAATTCAAAAGACTAATATActatctttttccttttctttgaataAAAACATTACGAAACCAAAGTTAAACCAAAAACCCTTTGAATGCATAAGAAAGTTGTTTTTTAGAATTTCCCAGGCTTTCTAAGCAACCAAACAGACAAACAAGGTAATTTAAAAGACTAACCTAGtatccttttctttctctttgaatGAAAACACATTAAGAAAGCAAAATTAACCGAAAAACCCTTTGATAGCATatgaaaagtttaatttttttttccgaTTGCCTAATTTTCCAGGGTTTTCTAAGCAACCAAACAGACAAAGAAGGTAAGTTAAAAGAGATTAACATACCATCTTATTCCTTCTCTTTGAATGAAGAATAACCCTAGCGAAGAACAAAAAAAACCTGCaggacaaaaaaaaaaggaaaaacaggCAAAGGAATCAAGAACAATGTCAAAGAGagtatgataaaaaaaaacaaagtatttATAAAACCTTGGAATTGAAATCTTATTAACTGTACAGCAATTACGCTTTACGCCTAAACCCTAGCACGATCGGAGAATAATATAACggggtttttataaataaataaataaaagaaaaaaaaataagctTTTTGTTGGTAGCAAAAAATGAGGGAAGAGAGAGAGCGATAATCAATcggcttaaaaaccctaaattaaaaatgaaaaagaaatcgaaaataccaacaagagaagaaacagGATCTCACTTCGGGTTTTTTCTGTTCTTATTTTTGTCCGAATTCGATTTCTCTCTCAAgtgttatttaatattatttttacttaattaaatattaattttttatatgggAGTGAATTATACTTTTATTAATAGCTAAAgtggataaattttgattatattaaaaaaaattttaaaaataaatttagagttaataaaattaaattattcgaattatttgagtcaacttaaataactcaattcgagtttgagtcgagttaaattttacaattcaaataacagattggtgtaaatattTTGATTCTCTCAactttgaaaatgaacaaattagtctctctcccaacaaaaattacaaaataattaaaagtttttaaaaattttcaaaatatttataaaaatttcaaattttatatatttttaacaaattctaaaaaaacatataaaggaagttgaaatattaaaaattttctaaaataataattttgaagaattaaataagttaattaattattcaagtttatcatattaaagtatctaagtttttaaacatatttggtttcaaatttatgtgctctaccATGAAATTAGGTAtactgtaacaatattttaatttgacatgtttagttttttaatttaattcgaataatttcactcaattttactcaatttcatttCATTCGACTTAGATTcgtaaaaatttcaaatcaagttagaataataaaataggatttgtgaactcgattaactcgaaaattttttactTGATTCGATCGAACACTCACCACTATTTACTGGTATAGAAAatatagttaaatataatatatttaaacaaaatataattttaaaattaaaagtacaatAGAAATTTTTGTATTATGAGTCGTATTGCATTctatttattctattaaaaaataagtaaatcaatctatatacttatttttttgtcaaaaatttcattcattttaagtTAATCTCGCTAATTTTTAAtggataattttaataaaaaattaatttacttttatttaaataataataatttattttttttttaaaaacaaaatataatattactcTTGTAATAAGGCTTtaatgattcttttttttttactttgtggTGGTGGTGTAGATAAAAGATGTTACTGAGAGCGAGGGGTGTTGGTGGGTAGATTATGAGGATGTTGGGTTTTGGGGATGAGAGGTTTACTCGCAATAATTTCCTCCATAAGATTCTTCTCGCTTCTAACATGCTTAAATACAAGAACTAAGCAGCAGTTAAGTCCCACTCATTCGCTATAATTTCCCTTAATTAACTCCATGGTTGCCCTTAATTAACTCTATGGTTGCCTTCTTAACGAAATTCATAATAATATTTTGGATTTTGGGGTTGGTTGGGTAAGTTTATTTGGCTTGGTGCATTTGGAAGAATAGAAATTTATTCGTCTTTCAAGGATTTACAAGAAATGCCATTGAGATTGTTGAAGTTTTTATTCCATTCAGAGGTATCCTTTATTAGATAATTAGGTTCACCTGCATACTGATGCTGCAGTTAATTTGACTACAAGTTTAACGTCTGCAGGGAGAGTGGTGCAGTATCATATAGGTGATTGGATTTCAGGTTTCAATCATTTTTTGGAGGAATGCTTGTCTTTGATGTTGAGTTATGATGTATTTTAGATTGACCGACTCTTTTACGAAAGTGGGGTGTGGACAAGATTTTGATTCAGACTAATAATTCTGCGGTAATCCAAGCAATCCAAGGGAGgaaatttagaaaattcgagTTTAACTCTGGTTAGACGTGTTCAGCAACTGATACAGAATAAAGAATATTAGGTGGCATAACATGTCCCTAGAGGTTAATTGTGTTGCCGATCAGATTGCCAAAATAACTCCTGCTAATGTGTGGGGAGTAAATGGGTTGACAACTACTTTTGAAAGTTTCATTGAAGCCATTAATAATGATAAGGGTAGTGGtacttttgaaattgtaaatCTGGATTAACTATTTTTCACCAAAAAGAATCAATATTTTAGATTCAGACaattttttgtaaattaattaaaaatatatggttagattttttttattttgtatttagcATTAATTTTGACATTTTCCAAACAGTTTATAGTACATGCACActattattatcataaaaatcaaaattgagaTATGTTATATTAcatatttctaaaaatttatatGTGATTTTACGAATTGAGTTGGTGTTGAAGGTTGATACCAACTCTATCCTTCTATTTACTACAATTAACATTTGGCCCCTTTAGAGGATAGTTTTTTTTCTGGTTGTATTTTATAAATCGACCATTATCCAACTTCagttttttcattgtttaaccATTTATATAAAGATTAGAATTCTAAGAATAGAGAGTTAAGAGAAGTTAAAATTTACATACACAACGATATCAAGGGAATGTGACTATATTAACCTTCGAACACCCATTATCTAAATCCTCTTTACTTCTATAATTTGCAATTCAGATTAGCTATACTATATAGTGGGCATTCATATTCGAACCCTCCAGACatacaacaaaatataaagaaaaaaacttgaaaataagaaaattgaacATACCCATGCTAAGCACATTTCCTTAATATAGGGGCTTAAGCATTAAACAATGATTTTACCACACCTTGGATGTAACAAATCTTCATAAGtgaaatatgttaaaaattagaGAAATTTGCAACCTGGGAAACTCATAGAAACCTAAAGTCAGGCTACAACTTTTTAATGGAAATGGTCCAAAGAAGATCAGTATCTGATTGCACTGTGACTTTCTCTCCTACGACTATATTCGACGAGCTTATTAAACCACCAAACCTCATCTCCGTGTTATCTGGAACAAGAAAAATAAGATAAACTCATAACGGTAATGTCAAAAAAGCTGGCTCCTGATGGAAGTATGAGAACAGCGTACAATTGAAGATCATTGTTACCATAATTTTGCAGCCAAGCTAAGTAGAAAGGAATAATCCGGTATGCTATCATCTAGATGTGAATACCACAAAATAGACTTAAGACAGCATACTAAGGTTTACATTTACTATAATAGAAAGGCAATTCAAAGGAGTCACTAGTCACGCTAGCTCAGTAGTTCCGAATATTTCTATCTGAGTAGCGTGGTAGGAAAGAAGCTATTTTAAGTGACATTTAATATCTCCAAATATATATATCTCCTTGGTCCTTTGGATCATAATGAAATGACACAAAAAGGTAACAGATTCTAAACATGTAAAAGATTTACCAATGTTTATTGGTGAATGTAAGGGATACATTGTAAAGCACATAACATAAAATTAGCTTCTTTCTCTACATTGACATAATAAGGCATGTAAAACTTATGACATGAGTAAAGCATGAAATTGTGTCCACTTCAGTTCAATAGCCTAGTAAATGGAAAGCAAACACTAAAGTAAAGTACTCATATACTTACTCAGATTCCACTGGAGCCCAGTTGTTGTACTACTCCTCGATGGCACCCCGATTGGGATGAGTCCACAGTGTGGGCCCTCAACAGATGTTTGAATATGAATCTCGTGATGATGAGTCCTAGGAAGAAGATAGATGAGACTATCATCCGACAAAAGGACTATCCGCAAGGAGGAGAAACAATATAGAACGTTTAGGTTTCCCATCTCGTGGTCATATCGTCCACCAAGTGCTCCGGCAACAAGAATGCAAAGCTGCCATTAAATccagaaaaataaaagataaactaTCAATCAAAGCACATAGACTATAGATAAAAATGTATAGCAGATGGTAAGATCATGTCCTAACTATAACAAATACCAGCTCCTAAAACTAATATTTTGGTACTAATGATAATAAAGGTAAAATGAAAGTAAAATGAAGGTTCACAAACAGTGAcacttcaaaaaagaaaaaatactaGAGCAATTAAGTTTAACATACACTAGACTTATTCGCATCGGGAGCGAAGTCCCAGATGTATGTTATACATTTATGTAGGTCCGTGGTGTCTTGATCATGGGATTTATCAATAATCTTCGTTCCCTGCACCAAAGAAGCAAGCGAAAAATGTCGAGTGGTCGGAATATATAAACTAGAGAGATGTAATGCATTAACCGCAAGTTAAAACATGAGATTGGTGAAGAATAAGTGAAAGCAAGCTAGAGAGTCCTAAAGGAAAACAAGATCAACATGATGAGCTAAATGGTTCTACAAAAGGAAATTTGAAAACTTACAAGGCTCCTATAAAAATCAAGTACTTCCTTTCGTATTGAATCCATATCACCGTTAATTACATCCGGTTTGTATCTGCAATGAAACAAAGCACCATGtttataaatcattttaaaataacaaCTAAAGCATTAGCATCAGTTAACATCAATTTAAGGTCCCATTCAGCATTGCAGTGGGCATAACTTTTAAGGTCAGCattttcttaacttttattattattattaattattttttaatattttgtactTTTTCACGTCAATTTCAATTCTTCAAACACATATCTTTTCAGCATAAATATTTCAACGCAAGCTTTTGTTAAGCATTGCCTGGATCAAATCATGATGAAACTAAAAAGAACATACCGTTTAACTTATATAAGAGTTCAAATCAAAAGATGCCGACAGAGGCACGTAAATCAATTTCAACAGAGCCATTATAAGACAAACGCAGAAgcggtaaataaagacaaaaaaaaaaacctgcgTCGAACATCGGAAGCATCTTCCTCAGGGAACAACAGAGGCATTTCATCGAACACACGGTTGGCGCCACCATCAGCACAGAGACGAAGCTGAGCTGCACTAAAcaaaaaagtaaaggaaaaaattaaatcgtcaaacagaaacaaaaaaaaaaaagagagaagaggaCGCAGGATAAGTACCGTGTTTCCAAAGCAAAGGGGCGAATCTGGGGAGGGTTTGGTTAAGAACAACAAGGGCGTACGTTAGAGAAGGGCGGTGGTGTAGGGGAATCGTAGGGAGCAGAAAAGTAGAAGAATGATGCATTAGGTCCATTGCCTAACGTGCGCGGCGCCGTGAGAGAAGCGGTGACAGAGAAGAGAAGAGGATGGGAAGACGGTGTTTGAATTGTATCATAATTAGCGAGATCAAATggagattttgaaaaataaataaataaatgaaaaaaaaatagagactCTCTCTCAAATAATTGACTTTTTCTTCGCTCTTTGcctgtttttttatttgtttaatttatataTCAAACGAGGGCTTCAGTCAAAGAAGGCAACGCGACCCCACAATCTGATTGcgtcaataaaataattttatgaataataatattaaattatttaaatattatttattaaaattaagtttttaaaatatttgatgtatagacaattttataaattttatactttATGTATTGtta is a window of Gossypium hirsutum isolate 1008001.06 chromosome D08, Gossypium_hirsutum_v2.1, whole genome shotgun sequence DNA encoding:
- the LOC107917361 gene encoding thiamine pyrophosphokinase 1 isoform X1 — its product is MDLMHHSSTFLLPTIPLHHRPSLTYALVVLNQTLPRFAPLLWKHAQLRLCADGGANRVFDEMPLLFPEEDASDVRRRYKPDVINGDMDSIRKEVLDFYRSLGTKIIDKSHDQDTTDLHKCITYIWDFAPDANKSSLCILVAGALGGRYDHEMGNLNVLYCFSSLRIVLLSDDSLIYLLPRTHHHEIHIQTSVEGPHCGLIPIGVPSRSSTTTGLQWNLNNTEMRFGGLISSSNIVVGEKVTVQSDTDLLWTISIKKL
- the LOC107917361 gene encoding thiamine pyrophosphokinase 1 isoform X2, which gives rise to MDLMHHSSTFLLPTIPLHHRPSLTYALVVLNQTLPRFAPLLWKHAQLRLCADGGANRVFDEMPLLFPEEDASDVRRRYKPDVINGDMDSIRKEVLDFYRSLLCILVAGALGGRYDHEMGNLNVLYCFSSLRIVLLSDDSLIYLLPRTHHHEIHIQTSVEGPHCGLIPIGVPSRSSTTTGLQWNLNNTEMRFGGLISSSNIVVGEKVTVQSDTDLLWTISIKKL
- the LOC107917361 gene encoding thiamine pyrophosphokinase 1 isoform X3 encodes the protein MPLLFPEEDASDVRRRYKPDVINGDMDSIRKEVLDFYRSLGTKIIDKSHDQDTTDLHKCITYIWDFAPDANKSSLCILVAGALGGRYDHEMGNLNVLYCFSSLRIVLLSDDSLIYLLPRTHHHEIHIQTSVEGPHCGLIPIGVPSRSSTTTGLQWNLNNTEMRFGGLISSSNIVVGEKVTVQSDTDLLWTISIKKL